A genomic stretch from Erigeron canadensis isolate Cc75 chromosome 9, C_canadensis_v1, whole genome shotgun sequence includes:
- the LOC122582472 gene encoding uncharacterized protein LOC122582472: MAVVGLCKASVLDSCVGENMCPVARRCGSNNERSTTRTSYIRKMWRDLESEGRAREDGKQQMSGLLTGHDGPCLSSLEGESIASEDRSRDASEIENECPQTQNRSQNQMDFQNTKEDNEDLCLQHTPSLGVPEKERVRKLFHEWGSKSFEGHTLYSPRMSSCSRSQWPAQNECKRVRIVREWIESSTQLVDTCRTGLEESVAENGSPMGQVRDGIVDFGNCARSSIRRIYGRQALLDLLAKFVRERKREVDNLLDNRYVSNFGHRHRIQSLLKGRFLRNQRFVEDKKQTSVPASELGLLRQTQAVSEIRKGFLSKLNNYHQAAECAQSDSDTSSDNEMNYDRIKQADKTVKNVMTSTLTSNSESHSSLEYASLETLHHEERQTLPLAVNHAQSSSATSSDNRTKYEHIKEAKEIVDKIPDEICEELETNNLTIRWDASNPQIFTSTIDERCDHDESLERNQSIGNFDLSQGTLGTECTSGPLEEVYGSIVEEQETHESSVIEDDDDDIYAWHHLNRIESDEGVDVHLDEHEDGWYQETPRSDFQESQEWYENDNALEDSTEIWFGGASYLEAALADRSNAYYTSDDDNGRRVELTELSSRRRVSNLLESDFGARLDQLMQSYIERQDQAFESENGWIQDQDQQSLDQSGSDIEAVDTTEAVADRQISDSHEHVGNQEWEIINGLRLDMNTLQQRMDGMQKMLEACMNMQHELQRSVHQEVYSALHRFSNTGGACEDGIRNDQSEARSGMEGVCFLCCDDCPNRSAHMYICSKCAEKINWSKLKESVRHP; the protein is encoded by the exons ATGGCGGTTGTTGGATTATGTAAGGCTTCAGTACTTGATTCATGTGTTGGTGAAAATATGTGTCCTGTAGCAAGGAGATGTGGTAGTAATAATGAAAGGTCAACTACCCGGACATCCTATATTCGGAAAATGTGGAGGGATCTTGAAAGTGAAGGCAGAGCTAGAGAAGATGGAAAGCAGCAGATGAGTGGTTTACTTACTGGTCATGATGGCCCATGCTTATCTTCTTTGGAAGGTGAAAGTATTGCAAGTGAAGATAGATCAAGAGATGCCAGTGAAATTGAAAACGAATGCCCCCAAACCCAAAACCGAAGTCAAAACCAGATGGATTTTCAAAACACAAAAGAGGATAACGAGGATTTGTGTTTGCAGCACACTCCTTCGCTTGGTGTTCCAGAAAAAGAGCGTGTGAGGAAGCTATTTCATGAATGGGGCAGCAAAAGCTTTGAGGGTCATACACTTTATAGTCCAAGAATGAGCAGTTGTTCAAGATCACAATGGCCTGCACAAAATGAATGCAAGAGGGTGAGGATAGTGCGGGAGTGGATAGAATCAAGCACTCAGCTGGTAGACACTTGCAGAACTGGTTTGGAAGAGTCAGTCGCAGAAAATGGATCTCCAATGGGACAAGTTCGGGATGGCATAGTAGACTTTGGAAATTGCGCACGAAGCTCGATCCGCAGAATATATGGAAGGCAGGCTCTTCTTGACTTATTAGCGAAATTTGTGAGAGAAAGGAAGAGAGAAGTTGATAATTTGTTGGATAATCGATATGTTTCAAATTTTGGACACCGGCATCGAATTCAG TCATTACTTAAAGGTAGATTCTTGAGGAACCAAAGATTTGTGGAAGATAAAAAACAGACTTCTGTTCCGGCCAGTGAGTTGGGGTTATTGAGGCAAACACAAGCTGTATCTGAAATAAG GAAAGGGTTTCTCTCCAAATTGAATAACTATCACCAGGCTGCAGAGTGTGCCCAATCCGACTCTGACACGTCATCTGACAATGAAATGAATTATGACCGCATCAAACAAGCTGACAAAACAGTTAAAAATGTCATGACATCTACCTTAACAAGCAACTCTGAATCCCACAGTTCACTAGAATATGCTTCTCTGGAAACTCTGCATCACGAAGAGAGACAAACACTACCACTCGCTGTTAATCATGCCCAGTCTAGCTCTGCTACCTCATCTGACAATAGGACAAAGTATGAACACATTAAAGAAGCTAAAGAAATTGTTGATAAGATACCAGATGAAATCTGTGAAGAATTAGAAACAAATAATTTGACAATTCGCTGGGACGCCAGCAACCCACAAATATTTACTTCTACAATAGACGAAAGGTGTGATCATGATGAATCACTGGAAAGAAATCAAAGTATAGGCAATTTTGATCTGTCACAAGGAACTTTGGGCACTGAATGCACAAGTGGCCCCCTGGAAGAAGTTTATGGATCTATTGTGGAGGAGCAGGAAACACATGAATCATCAGTtattgaagatgatgatgatgatatttatGCATGGCATCATTTAAATCGTATTGAGTCTGACGAGGGTGTAGATGTCCACTTAGATGAGCATGAAGATGGATGGTATCAGGAAACACCAAGGAGTGATTTTCAAGAATCACAAGAGTGGTACGAAAATGACAATGCTCTGGAGGATTCCACGGAAATTTGGTTTGGTGGAGCTTCCTATCTAGAGGCTGCTTTAGCTGATAGGAGTAATGCATACTATACGTCTGATGATGATAATGGCAGAAGGGTTGAACTCACAGAACTTTCAAGCAG GAGAAGAGTCTCCAATCTTCTTGAAAGTGATTTCGGTGCAAGACTGGACCAACTGATGCAATCATATATTGAAAGACAAGATCAGGCATTTGAGTCGGAAAATGGATGGATCCAAGATCAGGATCAACAGAGTCTAGATCAGAGTGGAAGTGACATAGAGGCTGTTGATACAACTGAAGCTGTGGCTGATAGGCAAATTTCTGATTCCCATGAGCATGTTGGAAat CAGGAATGGGAGATCATTAATGGCTTAAGGCTCGATATGAATACCCTTCAGCAAAGGATGGATGGAATGCAGAAAATGCTGGAAGCGTGCATGAATATGCAACATGAGTTGCAACGATCAGTGCATCAAGAGGTTTATTCAGCTCTTCATCGGTTTTCAAATACCGGAG GGGCATGTGAAGATGGTATAAGGAATGACCAATCTGAAGCAAGGTCTGGAATGGAAGGAGTCTGCTTCTTATGTTGTGATGATTGTCCCAATAG GTCTGCGCACATGTATATATGCTCAAAGTGTGCTGAGAAAATAAATTGGTCAAAGCTAAAGGAAAGTGTCAGACACCCCTAA
- the LOC122582170 gene encoding lysosomal Pro-X carboxypeptidase, which produces MGFASQWLLIFVVTFFTITTVSSSHKIPRLSPVDPRLRYQTNAVTTTVSNDHLKTFFYNQTLDHFNYKPESYATFRQRYIINSKWWGGAKKKAPIFVYLGAEGPIDGDIGALGLLPDIAPRFKALVVYLEHRFYGESNPFGSNGDPSSIKAMEESVRNKTIRGYFNSAQALADYAELLSHIRKELCAHDSPVIVVGGSYGGMLASWFRLKYPHIALGALASSAPILYFDTITPQDGYYSIVTKDFKEASEKCYHTIRKSWDEIDRVASIPNGLAILSQKFKTCSPIRTSFELKDYLEMIYAGAAQYNAPPTYPTTQICQAIDGANNATNILDRVFAGVVAYQGDGPCYNLTSRVSQTSIGWRWQACSEMVMPIGITSNISMFQSEPYEEKLVIDDCVNRYGVRPRPHWATTYYGGYDIRLALNKFGSNIIFSNGLRDPYSSGGVLEDISDTILAVKATNGSHCLDLLNSRESDPEWLVEQRNEEVKIIKRWLSKYYKSLPLLKQ; this is translated from the exons ATGGGGTTTGCATCACAATGGCTTCTCATCTTTGTTGTCACCTTCTTCACCATAACCACGGTGAGTTCATCACATAAGATCCCACGGCTTAGTCCGGTTGATCCGAGGCTACGATACCAGACAAACGCTGTCACGACAACCGTTTCTAATGATCATTTGAAGACCTTTTTCTACAATCAAACACTCGACCACTTTAACTACAAGCCGGAAAGCTATGCCACTTTTCGACAAAGATATATCATTAACTCTAAATGGTGGGGTGGTGCTAAAAAGAAGGCACCGATTTTTGTTTATCTTGGTGCCGAAGGACCCATAGATGGAGACATTGGTGCTCTTGGACTTCTCCCTGATATTGCCCCTCGTTTTAAGGCTCTTGTGGTGTATTTAGAG CATCGGTTTTATGGAGAATCAAACCCGTTCGGGTCAAATGGAGATCCAAGTTCAATCAAGGCAATGGAGGAATCGGTGCGAAACAAGACTATTCGTGGGTATTTTAATTCAGCTCAAGCATTAGCAGATTACGCAGAGTTATTATCGCATATTAGAAAGGAATTATGTGCTCATGATTCTCCTGTCATTGTTGTGGGAGGATCTTACGGTGGAA TGCTTGCATCTTGGTTCCGTCTCAAGTATCCACATATCGCGCTTGGAGCTCTTGCTTCCTCTGCTCCTATTCTCTACTTTGATACCATCACTCCTCAAGATGGATATTATTCCATCGTTACCAAAGATTTCAAG GAAGCAAGTGAAAAGTGTTACCACACCATAAGGAAATCATGGGACGAGATCGATAGAGTTGCTTCTATACCAAATGGTCTTGCTATTCTTTcccaaaaattcaaaacatgctC GCCAATAAGAACTTCTTTCGAGCTCAAGGACTACTTAGAAATGATATATGCGGGTGCGGCTCAATACAATGCTCCACCAACGTATCCAACGACCCAAATTTGTCAAGCTATCGACGGTGCAAACAACGCCACTAATATTCTTGATCGCGTATTTGCTGGGGTTGTTGCTTATCAAGGAGACGGACcttgttataatttaacatCAAGAGTTAGCCAAACATCCATCGGATGGAGATGGCAA GCTTGTAGTGAGATGGTGATGCCAATTGGAATAACTAGTAACATCAGCATGTTCCAAAGTGAGCCTTATGAAGAAAAATTAGTTATTGACGACTGTGTTAATAGATATGGCGTTAGGCCGCGGCCTCATTGGGCTACAACTTATTACGGTGGATAT GACATAAGGCTCGCGCTTAACAAATTTGGTAGCAATATCATCTTCTCCAATGGTTTAAGAGATCCATATAGCAGTGGAGG AGTACTCGAAGATATATCGGACACGATCCTCGCTGTTAAAGCCACAAATG GTTCACATTGTTTGGATTTGTTAAACTCGAGAGAAAGTGATCCCGAGTGGTTGGTTGAGCAGCGAAATGAGGAAGTGAAGATTATCAAACGATGGCTCAGTAAATATTACAAAAGTCTCCCTTTACTAAAGCAATGA